A region of Streptomyces sp. WMMC500 DNA encodes the following proteins:
- a CDS encoding tetratricopeptide repeat protein: MQPRNMSMSGAVDLAAVKAAAEAKEKAEAARAQAARDGVPAPGADALVIDVDEAGFQQEVLQRSTEVPVVVDFWAEWCQPCKQLSPLLERLTREYAGRFVLAKIDVDANQMLFQQFGVQSIPAVFAVVGGQAIPLFQGAAPEPQIRQVLDELIKVAEQQFGIVGRPVSAEDAAAGEDGAGTQEAPEEPAGPYDGVLAAAGDALDRGDLGGAIQAYQNVLSDDPGNLEAKLGLAQAELLRRVEGLDPAAVRKEAADNPADVEAQIRVADLDLVGGHVEDAFGRLVDTVARTAGEDRQAARVRLLELFEVVGGDDPRVVAGRQALARVLF; the protein is encoded by the coding sequence ATGCAGCCACGCAACATGTCTATGAGCGGAGCGGTCGACCTGGCCGCGGTGAAGGCGGCCGCGGAGGCCAAGGAGAAGGCGGAGGCGGCCCGCGCCCAGGCCGCCCGCGACGGGGTGCCGGCGCCCGGCGCCGATGCGCTGGTCATCGATGTCGACGAGGCCGGCTTCCAGCAGGAGGTTCTGCAGCGTTCCACCGAGGTCCCGGTCGTCGTCGACTTCTGGGCCGAGTGGTGCCAGCCGTGCAAGCAGCTCAGCCCGCTGCTGGAGCGGCTGACGCGGGAGTACGCCGGACGGTTCGTCCTGGCCAAGATCGACGTGGACGCGAACCAGATGCTGTTCCAGCAGTTCGGCGTCCAGTCCATCCCGGCGGTCTTCGCGGTCGTCGGCGGCCAGGCCATCCCGCTGTTCCAGGGTGCCGCCCCCGAGCCGCAGATCCGTCAGGTGCTGGACGAGCTGATCAAGGTCGCCGAGCAGCAGTTCGGCATCGTCGGACGGCCGGTGTCCGCCGAGGACGCCGCTGCCGGCGAGGACGGCGCGGGTACGCAGGAGGCGCCGGAGGAGCCGGCCGGTCCGTACGACGGCGTGCTGGCCGCGGCCGGCGACGCGCTGGACCGGGGGGACCTGGGCGGCGCGATCCAGGCGTACCAGAACGTGCTCTCCGACGACCCGGGCAACCTGGAGGCCAAGCTGGGCCTCGCGCAGGCGGAGTTGCTGCGGCGCGTGGAGGGGCTCGACCCCGCGGCCGTGCGCAAGGAGGCGGCGGACAACCCCGCGGACGTCGAGGCGCAGATCCGGGTCGCCGACCTGGACCTGGTGGGCGGCCACGTCGAGGACGCCTTCGGCCGGCTGGTCGACACGGTGGCGCGGACCGCGGGCGAGGACCGGCAGGCGGCGCGGGTGCGGCTGCTGGAGCTGTTCGAGGTGGTCGGCGGCGACGATCCGCGGGTGGTGGCGGGGCGGCAGGCGCTGGCGCGCGTGCTGTTCTGA